In Brassica rapa cultivar Chiifu-401-42 chromosome A06, CAAS_Brap_v3.01, whole genome shotgun sequence, a single window of DNA contains:
- the LOC103828084 gene encoding cysteine-rich receptor-like protein kinase 26 isoform X3, producing MIQIFSLFLLPLISVLIQIQCLTVQSQPVPLKQICSNVTGNFTVNTPYAVNLNRLISSLSSLRHNDNGFYNISLGDSDGKVNSILHCRGDVKPEDCTNCLAMAGKRLVTLCPVQKEAVIWYDKCTVRYSNRTLFKILEIYPQTSISGTRNFTGDRDRWEKSLRGLLEGLKDRVSVIGRRRKNFVVGETNGPSFQTLYGMVQCTADISEQDCTYCLSQGIAKIPSCCDMKMGSYVLSPSCMVAYAPWRFYDPVDTTNEPSSVPATPPTGTQRNETTSVEQGDKNRGVPHKALIFAAVSAAVFVLFIAFLVVYLRSRKKKLKRRTTSEERNLEDISTDSMRFDFTMLQEATSHFSVENKLGEGGFGAVYKGVLSDGQEIAVKRLSENAQQGEIEFKNEFLLVAKLQHRNLVKLLGYSIDGTERLLVYEYLPHTSLDKFIFGTKFIHYHQFLGCLFLFFLTCLSMFTDPIHGKELDWEVRYKIIGGVARGLLYLHQDSRLRIIHRDLKASNILLDEEMTPKIADFGLARLFDIDHTTQRYTNKWIYGSGVCNARTVLV from the exons ATGATCCAAatattctctctttttcttctccCTCTGATCTCAGTCTTAATCCAAATCCAATGCCTCACCGTTCAGTCACAACCGGTGCCGTTAAAACAAATATGCTCAAACGTCACAGGCAACTTCACCGTTAACACCCCTTACGCCGTCAACCTCAACCGTCTCATCTCTTCTCTATCATCTCTCCGGCATAACGACAACGGATTCTACAACATCTCACTCGGAGACTCAGATGGAAAAGTCAACTCAATCTTACACTGTAGAGGCGACGTCAAACCTGAAGATTGCACCAACTGTCTCGCAATGGCTGGAAAAAGACTTGTCACATTGTGTCCGGTTCAGAAAGAGGCGGTTATCTGGTACGACAAATGTACGGTTAGGTACTCGAACCGGACGCTTTTCAAAATACTTGAGATTTATCCTCAAACAAGCATCTCCGGGACAAGAAACTTCACAGGAGATCGCGACCGTTGGGAGAAATCATTAAGGGGTTTACTCGAAGGGCTTAAAGACAGAGTATCCGTGATTGGTCGGAGAAGGAAGAACTTTGTGGTCGGAGAAACGAACGGGCCATCGTTTCAGACATTGTACGGGATGGTCCAGTGCACGGCGGATATATCGGAACAAGATTGCACGTATTGTTTATCTCAGGGTATCGCAAAGATTCCGAGCTGTTGTGATATGAAAATGGGTAGTTATGTCTTGTCTCCTAGCTGTATGGTGGCTTATGCTCCATGGAGATTCTATGATCCAGTGGACACCACTAATGAGCCAAGCTCAGTGCCTGCTACGCCGCCAACTGGGACTCAACGGAATGAGACGACAAGTGTTGAACAAG gGGATAAAAACAGAGGTGTACCTCATAAAGCTTTGATCTTTGCTGCTGTTTCAGCTGCTGTTTTTGTCTTATTTATCGCATTCTTAGTCGTTTACCTAAgatcgaggaagaagaaattaaaGAGGAGGACAACTAGCGAAGAGCGAAACCTTGAAG ACATTAGCACAGATTCAATGAGATTTGATTTCACTATGTTACAAGAAGCCACAAGTCATTTTTCAGTGGAAAACAAACTTGGAGAAGGAGGATTTGGAGCAGTTTATAAG GGTGTGCTTTCGGATGGACAAGAAATAGCGGTGAAAAGGTTGTCGGAAAATGCACAACAAGGAGAAATCGAATTTAAGAACGAGTTCTTATTGGTGGCAAAGCTTCAACATCGTAACCTCGTCAAGCTCTTAGGCTACTCAATAGATGGAACTGAAAGGCTTCTCGTCTACGAGTACCTCCCACACACCAGTCTCGACAAGTTCATCTTCGGTACCAAATTTATTCACTATCACCAATTTCTTGGATGCTTATTCTTGTTCTTTCTCACGTGTTTGAGTATGTTTACAGATCCTATCCATGGTAAGGAACTGGATTGGGAAGTTAGATACAAAATTATTGGAGGTGTAGCTAGGGGGCTTCTTTATCTTCATCAAGACTCTCGTCTCCGGATCATTCACCGTGATCTTAAAGCTAGTAACATACTGCTAGACGAGGAAATGACCCCGAAAATTGCAGATTTCGGACTGGCAAGGCTATTTGATATCGACCACACTACTCAACGCTACACGAATAAG TGGATATATGGCTCCGGAGTATGTAATGCACGGACAGTTCTCGTTTAA
- the LOC103828084 gene encoding cysteine-rich receptor-like protein kinase 26 isoform X2 yields the protein MIQIFSLFLLPLISVLIQIQCLTVQSQPVPLKQICSNVTGNFTVNTPYAVNLNRLISSLSSLRHNDNGFYNISLGDSDGKVNSILHCRGDVKPEDCTNCLAMAGKRLVTLCPVQKEAVIWYDKCTVRYSNRTLFKILEIYPQTSISGTRNFTGDRDRWEKSLRGLLEGLKDRVSVIGRRRKNFVVGETNGPSFQTLYGMVQCTADISEQDCTYCLSQGIAKIPSCCDMKMGSYVLSPSCMVAYAPWRFYDPVDTTNEPSSVPATPPTGTQRNETTSVEQGDKNRGVPHKALIFAAVSAAVFVLFIAFLVVYLRSRKKKLKRRTTSEERNLEDISTDSMRFDFTMLQEATSHFSVENKLGEGGFGAVYKGVLSDGQEIAVKRLSENAQQGEIEFKNEFLLVAKLQHRNLVKLLGYSIDGTERLLVYEYLPHTSLDKFIFDPIHGKELDWEVRYKIIGGVARGLLYLHQDSRLRIIHRDLKASNILLDEEMTPKIADFGLARLFDIDHTTQRYTNKVVGTFGYMAPEYVMHGQFSFKTDVYSFGVLVLEIISGKKNSCFSDEDSMEGLLTFAWKNWKEGIALNLVDKVLMTMSSHSSNMILRCINIGLLCVQDKVSERPSMASVLLMLDGHTLALSEPSRPTFFTHSTMVSDSSSSVGHNAKTSNYNSNTEFV from the exons ATGATCCAAatattctctctttttcttctccCTCTGATCTCAGTCTTAATCCAAATCCAATGCCTCACCGTTCAGTCACAACCGGTGCCGTTAAAACAAATATGCTCAAACGTCACAGGCAACTTCACCGTTAACACCCCTTACGCCGTCAACCTCAACCGTCTCATCTCTTCTCTATCATCTCTCCGGCATAACGACAACGGATTCTACAACATCTCACTCGGAGACTCAGATGGAAAAGTCAACTCAATCTTACACTGTAGAGGCGACGTCAAACCTGAAGATTGCACCAACTGTCTCGCAATGGCTGGAAAAAGACTTGTCACATTGTGTCCGGTTCAGAAAGAGGCGGTTATCTGGTACGACAAATGTACGGTTAGGTACTCGAACCGGACGCTTTTCAAAATACTTGAGATTTATCCTCAAACAAGCATCTCCGGGACAAGAAACTTCACAGGAGATCGCGACCGTTGGGAGAAATCATTAAGGGGTTTACTCGAAGGGCTTAAAGACAGAGTATCCGTGATTGGTCGGAGAAGGAAGAACTTTGTGGTCGGAGAAACGAACGGGCCATCGTTTCAGACATTGTACGGGATGGTCCAGTGCACGGCGGATATATCGGAACAAGATTGCACGTATTGTTTATCTCAGGGTATCGCAAAGATTCCGAGCTGTTGTGATATGAAAATGGGTAGTTATGTCTTGTCTCCTAGCTGTATGGTGGCTTATGCTCCATGGAGATTCTATGATCCAGTGGACACCACTAATGAGCCAAGCTCAGTGCCTGCTACGCCGCCAACTGGGACTCAACGGAATGAGACGACAAGTGTTGAACAAG gGGATAAAAACAGAGGTGTACCTCATAAAGCTTTGATCTTTGCTGCTGTTTCAGCTGCTGTTTTTGTCTTATTTATCGCATTCTTAGTCGTTTACCTAAgatcgaggaagaagaaattaaaGAGGAGGACAACTAGCGAAGAGCGAAACCTTGAAG ACATTAGCACAGATTCAATGAGATTTGATTTCACTATGTTACAAGAAGCCACAAGTCATTTTTCAGTGGAAAACAAACTTGGAGAAGGAGGATTTGGAGCAGTTTATAAG GGTGTGCTTTCGGATGGACAAGAAATAGCGGTGAAAAGGTTGTCGGAAAATGCACAACAAGGAGAAATCGAATTTAAGAACGAGTTCTTATTGGTGGCAAAGCTTCAACATCGTAACCTCGTCAAGCTCTTAGGCTACTCAATAGATGGAACTGAAAGGCTTCTCGTCTACGAGTACCTCCCACACACCAGTCTCGACAAGTTCATCTTCG ATCCTATCCATGGTAAGGAACTGGATTGGGAAGTTAGATACAAAATTATTGGAGGTGTAGCTAGGGGGCTTCTTTATCTTCATCAAGACTCTCGTCTCCGGATCATTCACCGTGATCTTAAAGCTAGTAACATACTGCTAGACGAGGAAATGACCCCGAAAATTGCAGATTTCGGACTGGCAAGGCTATTTGATATCGACCACACTACTCAACGCTACACGAATAAGGTCGTAGGGACTTT TGGATATATGGCTCCGGAGTATGTAATGCACGGACAGTTCTCGTTTAAAACAGATGTTTACAGTTTCGGTGTTTTGGTTCTTGAGATCATCAGTGGTAAGAAAAACAGCTGTTTCAGCGATGAGGACAGCATGGAAGGCCTCCTTACCTTc GCATGGAAAAATTGGAAGGAAGGTATTGCCTTGAATCTTGTGGACAAGGTTTTGATGACAATGTCAAGTCATTCATCGAACATGATCCTGAGATGCATAAACATTGGTCTTCTTTGTGTCCAAGATAAAGTTTCAGAGAGGCCAAGCATGGCTTCGGTTCTTCTGATGTTAGATGGACATACTCTTGCTCTTTCAGAACCTTCAAGGCCTACCTTTTTCACACACAGTACAATGGTTTCAGATAGTTCTTCTTCTGTAGGACATAACGCAAAAACTTCAAATTATAATTCCAACACTGAGTTTGTCTGA
- the LOC103828084 gene encoding cysteine-rich receptor-like protein kinase 26 isoform X1, whose translation MIQIFSLFLLPLISVLIQIQCLTVQSQPVPLKQICSNVTGNFTVNTPYAVNLNRLISSLSSLRHNDNGFYNISLGDSDGKVNSILHCRGDVKPEDCTNCLAMAGKRLVTLCPVQKEAVIWYDKCTVRYSNRTLFKILEIYPQTSISGTRNFTGDRDRWEKSLRGLLEGLKDRVSVIGRRRKNFVVGETNGPSFQTLYGMVQCTADISEQDCTYCLSQGIAKIPSCCDMKMGSYVLSPSCMVAYAPWRFYDPVDTTNEPSSVPATPPTGTQRNETTSVEQGDKNRGVPHKALIFAAVSAAVFVLFIAFLVVYLRSRKKKLKRRTTSEERNLEDISTDSMRFDFTMLQEATSHFSVENKLGEGGFGAVYKGVLSDGQEIAVKRLSENAQQGEIEFKNEFLLVAKLQHRNLVKLLGYSIDGTERLLVYEYLPHTSLDKFIFGTKFIHYHQFLGCLFLFFLTCLSMFTDPIHGKELDWEVRYKIIGGVARGLLYLHQDSRLRIIHRDLKASNILLDEEMTPKIADFGLARLFDIDHTTQRYTNKVVGTFGYMAPEYVMHGQFSFKTDVYSFGVLVLEIISGKKNSCFSDEDSMEGLLTFAWKNWKEGIALNLVDKVLMTMSSHSSNMILRCINIGLLCVQDKVSERPSMASVLLMLDGHTLALSEPSRPTFFTHSTMVSDSSSSVGHNAKTSNYNSNTEFV comes from the exons ATGATCCAAatattctctctttttcttctccCTCTGATCTCAGTCTTAATCCAAATCCAATGCCTCACCGTTCAGTCACAACCGGTGCCGTTAAAACAAATATGCTCAAACGTCACAGGCAACTTCACCGTTAACACCCCTTACGCCGTCAACCTCAACCGTCTCATCTCTTCTCTATCATCTCTCCGGCATAACGACAACGGATTCTACAACATCTCACTCGGAGACTCAGATGGAAAAGTCAACTCAATCTTACACTGTAGAGGCGACGTCAAACCTGAAGATTGCACCAACTGTCTCGCAATGGCTGGAAAAAGACTTGTCACATTGTGTCCGGTTCAGAAAGAGGCGGTTATCTGGTACGACAAATGTACGGTTAGGTACTCGAACCGGACGCTTTTCAAAATACTTGAGATTTATCCTCAAACAAGCATCTCCGGGACAAGAAACTTCACAGGAGATCGCGACCGTTGGGAGAAATCATTAAGGGGTTTACTCGAAGGGCTTAAAGACAGAGTATCCGTGATTGGTCGGAGAAGGAAGAACTTTGTGGTCGGAGAAACGAACGGGCCATCGTTTCAGACATTGTACGGGATGGTCCAGTGCACGGCGGATATATCGGAACAAGATTGCACGTATTGTTTATCTCAGGGTATCGCAAAGATTCCGAGCTGTTGTGATATGAAAATGGGTAGTTATGTCTTGTCTCCTAGCTGTATGGTGGCTTATGCTCCATGGAGATTCTATGATCCAGTGGACACCACTAATGAGCCAAGCTCAGTGCCTGCTACGCCGCCAACTGGGACTCAACGGAATGAGACGACAAGTGTTGAACAAG gGGATAAAAACAGAGGTGTACCTCATAAAGCTTTGATCTTTGCTGCTGTTTCAGCTGCTGTTTTTGTCTTATTTATCGCATTCTTAGTCGTTTACCTAAgatcgaggaagaagaaattaaaGAGGAGGACAACTAGCGAAGAGCGAAACCTTGAAG ACATTAGCACAGATTCAATGAGATTTGATTTCACTATGTTACAAGAAGCCACAAGTCATTTTTCAGTGGAAAACAAACTTGGAGAAGGAGGATTTGGAGCAGTTTATAAG GGTGTGCTTTCGGATGGACAAGAAATAGCGGTGAAAAGGTTGTCGGAAAATGCACAACAAGGAGAAATCGAATTTAAGAACGAGTTCTTATTGGTGGCAAAGCTTCAACATCGTAACCTCGTCAAGCTCTTAGGCTACTCAATAGATGGAACTGAAAGGCTTCTCGTCTACGAGTACCTCCCACACACCAGTCTCGACAAGTTCATCTTCGGTACCAAATTTATTCACTATCACCAATTTCTTGGATGCTTATTCTTGTTCTTTCTCACGTGTTTGAGTATGTTTACAGATCCTATCCATGGTAAGGAACTGGATTGGGAAGTTAGATACAAAATTATTGGAGGTGTAGCTAGGGGGCTTCTTTATCTTCATCAAGACTCTCGTCTCCGGATCATTCACCGTGATCTTAAAGCTAGTAACATACTGCTAGACGAGGAAATGACCCCGAAAATTGCAGATTTCGGACTGGCAAGGCTATTTGATATCGACCACACTACTCAACGCTACACGAATAAGGTCGTAGGGACTTT TGGATATATGGCTCCGGAGTATGTAATGCACGGACAGTTCTCGTTTAAAACAGATGTTTACAGTTTCGGTGTTTTGGTTCTTGAGATCATCAGTGGTAAGAAAAACAGCTGTTTCAGCGATGAGGACAGCATGGAAGGCCTCCTTACCTTc GCATGGAAAAATTGGAAGGAAGGTATTGCCTTGAATCTTGTGGACAAGGTTTTGATGACAATGTCAAGTCATTCATCGAACATGATCCTGAGATGCATAAACATTGGTCTTCTTTGTGTCCAAGATAAAGTTTCAGAGAGGCCAAGCATGGCTTCGGTTCTTCTGATGTTAGATGGACATACTCTTGCTCTTTCAGAACCTTCAAGGCCTACCTTTTTCACACACAGTACAATGGTTTCAGATAGTTCTTCTTCTGTAGGACATAACGCAAAAACTTCAAATTATAATTCCAACACTGAGTTTGTCTGA